The following coding sequences lie in one Acidimicrobiia bacterium genomic window:
- the ltaE gene encoding low-specificity L-threonine aldolase translates to MQTDFRSDTITQATAPMRAAMAAAEVGDDVFSEDPTVNELQERMADLTGKEAALFLSSGTQSNLAAVLAHGQRGDEYLIGRNYHILINEASGASAFGGLAPWPLAVDDRGSIDPAEVASAVKEPDQHHPVTRMLCLENTTNGHVQSVELVTELAAVAHQNDMVVHLDGARLFNAAAALEVPISAFTSQVETASLCLSKGLGAPTGSVLVGDKKTIAQAFRMRKMLGGGTRQAGHLAAAGLYALDHHVERLVEDHRRAERIAAALSSLEGLGVVQATNMLWITPPAELHDALDAHLTTQGIGFFPWKPTMRLVTHLGIDDQAEDLLISSFQEFFAR, encoded by the coding sequence ATGCAGACAGACTTTCGTAGCGACACCATTACCCAAGCCACCGCCCCCATGCGAGCCGCTATGGCAGCCGCCGAAGTGGGCGACGACGTCTTTAGCGAAGACCCCACGGTCAATGAACTCCAAGAACGAATGGCCGACCTGACCGGTAAAGAAGCTGCTCTTTTTCTTTCTTCGGGCACCCAATCCAACTTGGCCGCCGTACTCGCTCACGGGCAACGGGGCGACGAATACCTCATTGGCCGCAACTACCATATTTTGATCAACGAAGCTTCCGGAGCGTCGGCTTTTGGCGGGTTAGCGCCATGGCCCTTGGCGGTTGACGATCGAGGCAGCATCGACCCGGCCGAAGTGGCATCTGCCGTTAAAGAACCCGACCAGCACCACCCGGTAACCCGCATGCTGTGTTTAGAAAACACCACAAATGGCCATGTGCAGTCAGTGGAACTGGTCACCGAATTAGCGGCGGTGGCTCACCAGAACGACATGGTGGTGCACCTTGATGGGGCTCGCCTTTTTAATGCGGCCGCCGCACTTGAGGTGCCTATTTCGGCTTTTACTAGCCAGGTAGAGACCGCTTCGCTTTGCCTCTCAAAGGGTCTTGGTGCTCCCACCGGCTCGGTTCTGGTGGGCGACAAAAAAACTATTGCTCAAGCTTTTCGCATGCGAAAAATGTTGGGTGGCGGCACCCGCCAAGCCGGGCACTTAGCGGCCGCCGGCCTCTATGCCCTCGATCACCATGTAGAGCGCCTTGTTGAAGATCATCGTCGGGCCGAACGTATAGCGGCTGCTTTATCGAGCCTCGAGGGCCTCGGCGTGGTGCAAGCCACCAATATGTTGTGGATCACCCCACCAGCCGAACTTCACGATGCGTTAGACGCCCATCTAACCACCCAAGGCATTGGCTTTTTTCCTTGGAAACCCACCATGCGTTTAGTAACTCACTTGGGTATTGATGATCAAGCCGAAGATCTACTTATTAGTTCTTTCCAAGAATTTTTTGCCCGCTAA
- a CDS encoding FAD-dependent oxidoreductase, whose protein sequence is MFDVVVVGGGIIGASATRHLAQSGASVAVIAPPEPATPETHTGPFGAFHDVSRLSRKLYLGEVETELSRRTEAAQPIIERFSDTQVFSGPAHLFVSRPQDDEGLARAVAALPPGHGVEVRDAVAMAQRWPEISFPADMVGFLEPGTGGALDPRALVAAQLNGARASDAQVFGFPAIGLDLEQQKATVTLADGQTVTARKALVATGAWSNLSGLLPRPVALRRKTEMVLLAELDAPEAQRLANLPVMHYVIDHPAAGDIYTVAPITYPDGRTMLKWGTNTTADRWIDTEADINAWYRSGDSDRMVEALRSSIEATYPGLRASAWHTQRCVITYTTHAMPYIDVLVPDLLYSAIGGNGRSAKWADPLGQLAASLTLNGKWVDDLPAERFSVDYTQDPAIWEGRDLLCDRKSNPSG, encoded by the coding sequence ATGTTTGACGTAGTAGTGGTCGGCGGAGGAATTATCGGTGCCTCAGCGACTCGCCATTTGGCACAGTCTGGTGCTTCGGTAGCAGTCATCGCTCCACCAGAACCGGCAACCCCAGAAACCCACACCGGTCCTTTTGGTGCCTTTCACGATGTTTCGCGGCTCTCGCGCAAGCTTTACCTTGGTGAGGTAGAAACCGAATTGTCAAGGCGTACCGAAGCCGCTCAGCCCATTATTGAAAGGTTCAGCGATACTCAAGTTTTTAGCGGACCGGCGCATTTATTTGTTTCTCGCCCCCAAGACGATGAAGGCTTAGCCCGGGCCGTAGCCGCTCTGCCGCCGGGCCATGGGGTGGAGGTGCGAGACGCAGTAGCCATGGCGCAGCGTTGGCCAGAAATTAGCTTCCCTGCGGACATGGTGGGCTTTTTAGAACCCGGCACCGGCGGGGCGCTCGACCCCCGGGCTTTGGTGGCGGCCCAACTAAACGGCGCCCGAGCCTCCGATGCTCAAGTCTTTGGCTTTCCCGCCATTGGTTTGGACCTTGAGCAGCAAAAGGCCACCGTTACCTTGGCCGATGGACAAACAGTGACAGCCCGAAAGGCCTTGGTGGCCACCGGGGCCTGGAGCAACCTCAGCGGGCTACTCCCCCGGCCGGTTGCTTTGCGCCGCAAAACCGAAATGGTTTTATTGGCCGAACTCGACGCCCCGGAGGCCCAACGTTTAGCCAACCTTCCGGTCATGCATTACGTCATTGACCACCCGGCGGCCGGCGATATTTATACTGTGGCGCCCATCACTTACCCCGATGGGCGCACCATGTTGAAATGGGGCACCAACACCACCGCTGACCGTTGGATCGACACCGAAGCCGACATAAACGCCTGGTACCGTTCGGGCGACAGCGATCGTATGGTTGAGGCGCTGCGTAGTTCCATTGAAGCCACTTACCCTGGCCTGCGAGCCAGTGCCTGGCACACCCAGCGGTGCGTCATTACCTACACCACCCACGCCATGCCGTATATCGACGTTTTAGTACCGGACTTGCTTTACTCGGCCATTGGCGGCAACGGTCGAAGCGCCAAATGGGCAGACCCCTTGGGCCAGTTGGCGGCCTCACTAACGTTGAACGGCAAGTGGGTAGACGACCTGCCCGCCGAGCGTTTTTCCGTTGACTACACCCAAGACCCAGCTATTTGGGAAGGCCGAGACTTACTTTGCGATCGCAAAAGTAACCCCTCGGGTTAA
- a CDS encoding NYN domain-containing protein produces the protein MRNDMSEERIAIFLDYENLAIGARENLGQRRFDYAPIARAMAERGRVVYRRAYADWSRFDEDRRDLTRHHVELLEIPQRMGTSRKNSADIKMVVDALELAFERDYITTIVLGTGDSDFTPLVHKLRELDKRVIGIGVKESTSKLLPPACDEFLFYERLEGVRSQSADADTESEEETPSLDELVISTLAGMQSTNDEVRASTLKRAIVRIDPTFNESDHGFRGFTELLRHLAERKVVELNGPRRDPEVDLVTGAGPAQAAFDLLAAVVAETAGKNGAPLSGLKTELVRREPKFNERAVGYRGFLQFCKAAAARDLVTMRWDEKRGDYLLTVSK, from the coding sequence ATGCGTAACGATATGTCCGAAGAACGAATTGCTATTTTCTTAGATTACGAGAACTTAGCCATCGGGGCCCGAGAGAACCTGGGGCAACGTCGCTTTGATTATGCCCCTATTGCCCGAGCCATGGCCGAGCGAGGACGGGTGGTGTATCGCCGGGCCTATGCCGATTGGAGTCGCTTTGATGAAGACCGCCGTGACCTGACCCGACATCATGTAGAGCTCTTGGAAATCCCGCAACGCATGGGGACCAGTCGCAAAAACTCTGCCGATATAAAAATGGTGGTCGACGCCCTCGAGTTGGCTTTTGAACGGGACTACATCACTACCATCGTGTTGGGCACTGGAGACAGCGACTTCACCCCACTGGTACATAAACTCCGTGAACTTGACAAACGAGTCATTGGTATCGGGGTAAAAGAGTCCACCTCAAAGTTGTTGCCCCCAGCTTGTGATGAGTTTTTGTTTTACGAACGCCTCGAAGGAGTACGGAGTCAAAGCGCTGATGCTGATACAGAAAGCGAAGAAGAGACTCCCTCGTTGGATGAGTTAGTGATCTCTACGCTGGCCGGCATGCAAAGCACCAACGACGAAGTGCGAGCCTCAACGCTGAAACGGGCCATCGTGCGTATCGACCCTACGTTTAACGAATCCGACCATGGTTTCCGCGGGTTCACCGAACTTTTGCGCCATTTGGCCGAGCGTAAAGTGGTGGAGCTTAACGGTCCGCGCCGTGACCCTGAAGTAGATTTAGTGACCGGTGCTGGCCCCGCTCAGGCAGCGTTTGATTTATTGGCGGCCGTAGTTGCCGAGACCGCTGGAAAAAATGGTGCCCCTTTGTCGGGATTAAAAACCGAGCTGGTTCGTCGTGAACCAAAGTTCAACGAACGTGCGGTGGGCTATCGAGGTTTCTTGCAGTTCTGCAAAGCGGCCGCCGCCCGCGACTTGGTAACTATGCGCTGGGACGAAAAACGCGGCGACTACCTGCTCACGGTAAGCAAATAG
- a CDS encoding hemolysin III family protein, with amino-acid sequence MNFPAPKPLFRGVSHRAAFISALTLAPLMIAKAPGVGPRFIIALYSLSMVALFGVSALYHRIDWSPSKKTLMQKIDHITIFVAIAATYTPVAVFVLSPWAGTLVLWVVWLGATSGIVIYLRFPHAPNWAVALPYLIIGWSLLPVITDAWHQLGVAAFLLLLLGGLLYTGGALIFAFQKPNPWPGTFGFHEVFHLCTIVGATLHYIAIAFFVLPKAG; translated from the coding sequence ATGAACTTTCCTGCCCCCAAGCCCTTGTTTCGTGGAGTCTCGCATCGGGCAGCCTTTATCTCTGCGCTGACTTTGGCCCCCCTGATGATCGCCAAAGCCCCTGGTGTAGGGCCTCGTTTCATCATCGCTTTGTACTCTCTTTCGATGGTAGCCCTCTTTGGCGTGTCGGCTCTTTATCACCGCATTGATTGGAGCCCGTCGAAGAAAACCCTGATGCAAAAAATTGACCACATCACCATTTTTGTGGCCATCGCCGCCACTTATACCCCAGTAGCGGTCTTCGTGCTCTCCCCGTGGGCGGGCACCTTGGTACTTTGGGTGGTGTGGCTAGGAGCAACTAGCGGCATTGTTATTTATTTACGCTTTCCTCACGCTCCCAACTGGGCCGTAGCTCTTCCCTACCTCATCATTGGTTGGTCGTTGCTGCCGGTGATAACTGATGCTTGGCACCAACTCGGCGTAGCCGCCTTCTTGCTTCTGCTACTTGGTGGCCTGCTTTACACCGGGGGCGCCTTGATTTTTGCTTTTCAAAAACCCAACCCTTGGCCAGGCACCTTTGGCTTTCACGAAGTGTTCCACCTATGCACCATTGTTGGGGCCACCTTGCATTACATCGCCATCGCTTTTTTCGTGCTTCCCAAGGCCGGTTAA
- a CDS encoding MFS transporter, producing the protein MNSPHQKSTGRYPAMRHRNYRLFWTGGLITNNGRWIRMVAGSWVMYTLTDSASWVGFAAFASMVPMFVMNPLSGWISDHRNRRNTLLITNGLQAVVAVMMALVWAQGVSSPWPWVVLLAVGGMINGVRLPVWQAFVAECVPRSELPNAIALNSTQFNAARATGPAIGGLIIGTWGPGWALLAVAIFHLPVAIALVLIDPTKLVSGQVGDPENQPTVWGGFREGVRYVWGAPGIRTAILSVMLIAAFAMPLVQQVVVFAEEVFEVSPFWFGVLGSAQGIGGVLVAPWVAGMAGNLRRSRVQVVSLVGYGVAVVIFGLAPSFWVGFAALMVIGGVHLLSATNLNSTVQLQVDDAVRGRVMAIYLLGMLGVMPFSNLLVGALISAFGPRPVVVIGGVLLGLGGLGLFWSGKLDHLDD; encoded by the coding sequence ATGAACTCTCCTCATCAAAAATCAACGGGACGGTACCCCGCTATGAGGCACCGCAATTACCGTTTGTTCTGGACTGGCGGCCTCATTACCAACAATGGTCGTTGGATTCGTATGGTGGCGGGAAGTTGGGTGATGTATACCCTGACGGATTCCGCATCGTGGGTAGGGTTTGCTGCCTTCGCCAGCATGGTTCCGATGTTTGTGATGAATCCGCTTTCTGGTTGGATTTCTGATCACCGCAACCGCCGCAATACTTTGCTCATCACTAATGGATTGCAAGCGGTGGTGGCGGTAATGATGGCTTTAGTCTGGGCGCAGGGAGTGTCAAGCCCCTGGCCGTGGGTGGTGCTACTTGCGGTTGGTGGGATGATTAATGGTGTTCGTTTGCCGGTTTGGCAAGCTTTTGTTGCTGAGTGTGTTCCTCGCTCCGAGTTGCCGAATGCCATTGCCCTAAACTCCACCCAGTTCAATGCCGCTCGAGCAACCGGGCCGGCCATTGGTGGCTTGATCATCGGTACTTGGGGCCCGGGGTGGGCTTTGCTCGCTGTAGCGATCTTTCATTTGCCGGTGGCTATTGCTTTGGTCCTTATCGACCCGACAAAACTGGTCAGTGGGCAAGTGGGTGATCCTGAAAACCAACCAACGGTTTGGGGTGGTTTTCGTGAGGGGGTGCGCTATGTGTGGGGCGCTCCGGGCATTCGGACGGCCATTTTGTCGGTCATGCTTATTGCTGCCTTTGCCATGCCTTTGGTGCAACAGGTGGTGGTGTTTGCCGAAGAGGTTTTTGAAGTGTCGCCGTTCTGGTTTGGCGTGCTTGGTTCGGCACAAGGTATCGGTGGGGTTTTGGTGGCTCCGTGGGTAGCGGGGATGGCGGGTAATTTGCGGCGCTCACGAGTGCAGGTGGTGTCGCTGGTTGGTTACGGAGTGGCTGTAGTAATTTTCGGGTTGGCTCCCTCGTTTTGGGTGGGCTTTGCTGCCTTAATGGTTATTGGTGGGGTTCATTTATTGTCGGCTACCAACTTGAACTCAACGGTTCAACTGCAAGTAGATGATGCCGTGCGGGGCCGGGTGATGGCTATTTATCTGCTGGGCATGTTGGGGGTTATGCCGTTTTCTAACTTGCTGGTGGGTGCGTTAATTTCGGCTTTTGGCCCGCGCCCGGTGGTGGTTATTGGGGGCGTGTTGCTGGGTCTGGGTGGGCTCGGGCTTTTTTGGTCAGGAAAACTTGACCACCTTGACGATTAG
- a CDS encoding EamA family transporter, which produces MPYQIAALLAATMWALSSLVAAEPVRRLGGPRFCRLRLILSGIVLLFIALFRGEWSSIALGDLWLIFLSSVVGLVIGDLGLFVAMERIGPRRTSVLFTTNAPIAALGGVILYSEALHSWALLGAICTVGGVMLAVNFGSRRGVADAVFERVDGPLKVGAMWASLGALGQAVGALAIKPVFEHGSDTLTVSAVRVFFALPLLWIFAKPIDRLAKSTERTPILRGDWNRMFFSSTVAMVAGATLLLYAIGHGDTGVASILAGTTPVIMLPLLWIVTRRSPSLGAWVGALLTIVGTALLI; this is translated from the coding sequence ATGCCATACCAAATTGCTGCCTTGCTGGCAGCCACCATGTGGGCCTTAAGCAGCCTGGTGGCTGCCGAACCGGTACGCCGCCTGGGCGGGCCAAGGTTTTGCCGCCTCCGTCTTATTCTTTCTGGAATAGTTTTACTTTTTATCGCCCTTTTTCGCGGGGAGTGGTCCAGCATCGCTCTCGGCGATTTATGGCTGATCTTTCTTTCTTCGGTGGTTGGGCTCGTTATTGGTGACCTCGGACTTTTTGTGGCCATGGAACGCATCGGGCCGCGCCGCACCTCAGTACTTTTTACTACCAACGCCCCAATAGCGGCGCTCGGCGGGGTTATTTTATATAGCGAGGCGTTACATTCTTGGGCCCTGTTGGGCGCCATCTGCACGGTAGGCGGGGTCATGTTGGCGGTGAACTTTGGTTCTCGCCGCGGCGTTGCCGATGCCGTTTTTGAACGGGTAGATGGCCCGCTCAAGGTGGGGGCTATGTGGGCTTCTTTAGGCGCCTTAGGCCAGGCGGTAGGCGCTTTAGCGATCAAACCGGTTTTCGAACATGGATCCGACACCCTTACGGTGTCTGCCGTACGAGTATTTTTTGCCCTGCCCTTGCTCTGGATTTTCGCCAAACCCATTGATCGCCTCGCCAAGTCGACCGAACGAACACCAATTTTACGGGGCGACTGGAACCGTATGTTCTTTAGTTCCACCGTAGCCATGGTGGCTGGGGCCACCCTGTTGCTTTACGCCATCGGGCACGGCGATACCGGTGTAGCGAGCATTTTGGCCGGCACCACCCCCGTAATCATGTTGCCGTTACTTTGGATAGTCACCCGACGCAGCCCGTCGCTCGGGGCTTGGGTAGGCGCTTTATTAACCATTGTCGGTACCGCTCTGTTGATTTAG
- the betA gene encoding choline dehydrogenase — translation MRGTVLTKVDNAETYDYLIVGGGSAGCALANRLSADPENQVLLLEAGRRDWKVDVVIHMPAALSMGIGNRFYDWMYESEPEPEMGGRRVYHARGKVLGGSSSINGMIFQRGNPMDYDRWAATEGCQQWDWAHCLPYFRRMETCLAGEDQWRGGEGPLKLERGPASSPLFKAFFEAVQQAGHPMTDDVNGYRQEGFNAFDRNVHRGRRLSAARAYLHPVMKRKNLKVVTKAQATRFLMDGTRVIGVEYTKRGRLHQVRAAEVISCAGAINTPQLLQLSGIGPTAVLKAAGVTPVVDLPGVGENLQDHLEVYVQYACKEPVSLAPNLAWWRKPWIGLQWLFRRGPGVSNHFEAGGFLRSNDEVPWPNLMFHFLPIAIRYDGSVPSAGHGYQFHIGPMFSNSKGWVRIDSNDPLAKPKLQFNYLSTVEDRQEWTEAIEVARNIMSQPAFDRYNDGEISPGPEVTGPEAVLEWVRKDAETALHPSCTARMGNDPLGVVDPTSMRVHGVQGLRVVDASAMPTLTNGNIYAPVMMMAERAADLILGNEMLPPSDAPQYRHGESEMNL, via the coding sequence ATGAGGGGAACTGTCTTGACCAAAGTAGACAACGCAGAAACTTACGACTACCTGATCGTGGGCGGCGGTTCGGCGGGTTGTGCGCTGGCCAACCGGTTAAGCGCTGACCCAGAAAATCAGGTGTTGTTGCTGGAAGCGGGCCGACGAGATTGGAAAGTCGATGTGGTGATCCACATGCCGGCGGCGTTGTCTATGGGTATCGGCAACCGGTTCTACGACTGGATGTACGAATCCGAGCCAGAGCCCGAAATGGGCGGCCGCCGGGTGTATCACGCTCGAGGCAAAGTGTTGGGTGGGTCGTCGTCAATAAATGGGATGATTTTTCAGCGAGGTAACCCCATGGACTACGACCGGTGGGCGGCCACCGAAGGCTGCCAACAATGGGATTGGGCGCATTGTTTGCCGTATTTTCGCCGTATGGAAACCTGCTTGGCTGGTGAGGATCAATGGCGAGGTGGTGAAGGTCCCCTGAAATTAGAGCGCGGCCCGGCCAGTAGCCCGCTGTTCAAAGCCTTTTTTGAAGCGGTGCAACAAGCCGGCCACCCCATGACCGATGACGTCAACGGTTACCGCCAAGAGGGTTTTAACGCTTTTGACCGCAACGTGCATCGAGGGCGGCGCTTGTCGGCCGCTCGGGCATATTTGCACCCCGTGATGAAGCGCAAAAACTTAAAGGTCGTGACCAAAGCGCAAGCCACCAGGTTCCTTATGGATGGCACCCGAGTAATAGGGGTGGAGTACACCAAGCGAGGCCGCTTGCACCAGGTGCGGGCCGCTGAAGTGATTTCGTGTGCCGGAGCCATTAACACGCCACAGTTGCTGCAACTCTCCGGTATCGGACCGACTGCGGTGCTCAAAGCGGCTGGGGTGACTCCGGTGGTGGACCTCCCCGGGGTGGGTGAGAACCTGCAAGACCACTTGGAGGTGTATGTGCAGTACGCCTGTAAAGAACCGGTGTCGTTAGCGCCTAATTTGGCCTGGTGGCGTAAACCATGGATTGGCTTGCAATGGTTGTTCCGTAGGGGCCCCGGGGTTTCGAATCATTTTGAAGCGGGCGGGTTTTTACGTAGCAACGATGAGGTTCCGTGGCCCAATTTGATGTTCCACTTTTTACCTATCGCTATCCGTTATGACGGTTCGGTGCCTTCGGCGGGCCATGGCTACCAGTTTCATATCGGGCCCATGTTTTCTAACAGCAAGGGGTGGGTGCGCATTGACTCGAACGACCCACTGGCTAAACCTAAATTGCAGTTCAACTATTTATCTACCGTCGAAGACCGCCAAGAGTGGACGGAAGCTATTGAAGTAGCGCGCAATATTATGAGCCAACCGGCTTTTGACCGCTACAACGACGGGGAGATTTCACCGGGACCGGAGGTCACCGGGCCCGAAGCGGTATTGGAATGGGTGCGCAAAGATGCTGAAACGGCGTTGCATCCGTCTTGTACGGCCCGCATGGGTAACGACCCGCTCGGGGTGGTGGACCCCACCAGCATGCGGGTTCATGGCGTGCAAGGCCTGCGGGTGGTGGATGCTTCGGCCATGCCCACGCTAACCAACGGCAATATCTATGCCCCGGTCATGATGATGGCTGAGCGGGCCGCTGACTTGATCTTAGGAAACGAAATGCTGCCGCCCAGCGACGCACCGCAGTATCGACATGGCGAATCGGAGATGAACCTATGA
- a CDS encoding glycine cleavage system protein T, with translation MTLQIPLGSRVRKSPFFDALVAHGLTHVTVYNHMLMPASFGDPAEEYTALMERVSLWDVSCERQVEIVGPDAFALAQYVSARDLEGMRVGQVRYAPLCDHQGTLINDPMVLKLADDQYWLSIADSDVLWWVKAVAAERGMDCRVFEPDVSPLAVQGPRAEDTVADLLGEWVRKVPFFGFVATEHHGIPVVVCRSGWSGQGGFELFLQDGSRGMDLWNLVWAAGEKFGIHPGGPTLNERIESGLFSYRADCGGEATPLEVGLGRFLSLDRTDDFIGKEALLAEQAAGPKRRLVTVLLSGERLTDTSEHPWPALDADGQAVGEVRVATWSPKHESNLAIVLVASSVAGGHFTTTTPAGEVLAATHLNFFGE, from the coding sequence ATGACTTTGCAAATTCCTTTAGGCTCACGAGTGAGGAAGTCCCCATTTTTTGATGCGTTGGTCGCTCATGGGTTGACCCATGTCACGGTCTATAACCACATGTTGATGCCTGCTTCCTTTGGTGACCCGGCCGAGGAATACACCGCTTTGATGGAGCGGGTTTCTTTGTGGGATGTGTCTTGTGAACGCCAGGTAGAAATTGTGGGGCCGGATGCTTTTGCTTTGGCGCAGTACGTGTCGGCCCGTGACCTTGAGGGTATGCGGGTAGGCCAGGTGCGTTACGCCCCGCTTTGCGATCACCAAGGGACGCTGATTAACGACCCCATGGTGTTGAAGTTGGCCGATGACCAGTACTGGTTGTCGATTGCCGACTCAGATGTTTTGTGGTGGGTTAAGGCAGTAGCGGCGGAGCGAGGCATGGATTGTCGGGTATTCGAGCCAGATGTTTCGCCACTGGCTGTGCAGGGGCCTCGTGCCGAAGACACGGTGGCCGACCTGTTGGGGGAGTGGGTGCGCAAGGTGCCGTTCTTTGGTTTTGTGGCCACTGAACACCATGGCATCCCTGTGGTGGTGTGTCGTTCGGGGTGGAGCGGCCAAGGCGGGTTTGAATTGTTTTTGCAAGATGGCTCTCGGGGTATGGATTTGTGGAACTTGGTGTGGGCGGCCGGCGAGAAGTTCGGCATCCACCCCGGTGGCCCTACTTTGAACGAGCGCATCGAGTCGGGTTTGTTTTCTTATCGGGCTGACTGCGGTGGGGAAGCCACTCCGTTAGAAGTTGGCTTGGGGCGCTTTTTGTCGCTGGATCGGACTGACGATTTTATTGGCAAAGAGGCCTTGTTGGCTGAGCAAGCAGCGGGGCCGAAACGCCGGTTGGTTACCGTGTTGTTGTCGGGGGAGCGCTTGACGGACACCAGCGAACACCCGTGGCCGGCCCTGGATGCCGATGGCCAGGCCGTGGGTGAGGTGCGGGTCGCTACTTGGTCACCCAAGCACGAATCCAACTTGGCGATAGTTCTGGTGGCTTCCTCGGTGGCCGGCGGCCATTTCACTACCACCACTCCGGCGGGTGAAGTTCTCGCCGCTACCCATCTCAACTTTTTCGGCGAGTAA
- a CDS encoding enoyl-CoA hydratase (Catalyzes the reversible hydration of unsaturated fatty acyl-CoA to beta-hydroxyacyl-CoA) — protein MDILLKEIRGRVALLTFNDPERRNVVSAELNEALLTTFDELEADENIGAVVLTGAGGAFCAGAVLDDLLEAGQTQGGALPEIYSGFLKVAHSPLATVAAVNGAAVGAGMNMILGCDLVIAGESARFDTRFLDIGLHPGGGHTWRLRNITDLATTKAMVLFGQILDGQQAAQRGVAWECVSDEDLIDVAVAHAARAAGHPRDLVARTKETLHAGAAVTESVASVQLELEPQQWSMQQPAFTEMVAKLKNRIAKKS, from the coding sequence ATGGACATTTTGCTAAAAGAAATCCGTGGCCGAGTTGCTCTGCTTACTTTTAACGACCCCGAACGGCGCAACGTGGTTTCGGCTGAATTAAACGAAGCTTTGTTAACTACCTTTGACGAACTCGAAGCCGATGAAAACATCGGCGCCGTGGTGCTTACCGGTGCCGGTGGCGCCTTTTGCGCCGGGGCCGTGCTGGACGACTTGCTCGAAGCCGGGCAAACCCAAGGCGGCGCCTTACCTGAAATCTATTCCGGGTTTTTAAAAGTAGCCCACTCCCCACTAGCCACCGTAGCCGCCGTAAATGGCGCCGCCGTAGGGGCCGGCATGAACATGATTTTGGGCTGCGACTTGGTTATCGCCGGGGAGTCCGCCCGCTTCGATACTCGGTTTTTAGACATTGGCCTCCACCCGGGGGGCGGCCACACTTGGCGCCTGCGTAACATCACCGATTTAGCCACCACCAAAGCCATGGTCTTATTTGGTCAGATTTTAGACGGCCAACAAGCCGCCCAACGCGGAGTTGCTTGGGAATGCGTAAGCGACGAAGATCTCATTGACGTAGCGGTAGCCCACGCCGCTCGCGCCGCTGGGCACCCACGAGATTTGGTAGCTCGCACTAAAGAAACCCTGCATGCGGGGGCCGCCGTCACCGAATCGGTGGCTTCGGTTCAACTCGAACTTGAACCCCAACAATGGTCTATGCAACAACCGGCGTTTACCGAAATGGTCGCCAAACTCAAAAACCGCATCGCTAAAAAAAGCTAA
- a CDS encoding GFA family protein, with protein MEKIQEIRATGGCDCGGVRYRVTGPLRNVVDCHCEPCRRITGHHMAATSVAERDLHFDTKEALTWYQRTPTVRYGFCGHCGASLFWAATDKPERVSITAGSLDQPTGLITEEIIYAAEAGDYHRLDPDVPALPGDH; from the coding sequence ATGGAAAAAATCCAAGAAATCAGAGCGACCGGAGGATGCGACTGCGGAGGCGTGCGCTACCGAGTAACCGGGCCTTTGCGTAACGTGGTGGACTGCCACTGTGAGCCGTGCCGGCGTATTACTGGCCACCATATGGCCGCTACCTCGGTGGCCGAGAGGGATCTGCACTTTGACACCAAGGAAGCCCTCACCTGGTACCAGCGGACCCCCACGGTGCGTTACGGGTTTTGTGGCCACTGCGGAGCGTCGTTGTTTTGGGCAGCCACCGACAAACCTGAGCGAGTTTCGATTACTGCAGGTTCGCTAGATCAACCCACTGGGCTAATAACTGAAGAAATTATTTATGCGGCAGAAGCAGGCGACTATCACCGTTTGGACCCTGATGTACCCGCTTTACCCGGTGACCATTAA
- a CDS encoding N-acetyltransferase — protein MEETPTLRGKRVLLRPVETQDFGAWQEIRQRNRQWLTQWEPRREAGSVDPSQDEKAFAVRCRSRQRERQLGVGWGFGVFVEDALVGEININNVVRGAFQSAHVGYWVDQKQAGQGYTPEALAVLLRFAFDVVGLHRIQISIVPRNVASRRVVEKLDLRCEGLAERYLEISGTWEDHLKFAFTAEEWAVRREEFARRWLEV, from the coding sequence ATGGAAGAAACACCAACGCTGCGGGGTAAGCGGGTGCTTTTGCGCCCGGTAGAGACGCAAGATTTTGGTGCATGGCAAGAGATTCGGCAGCGGAACCGCCAGTGGCTCACCCAATGGGAGCCACGGCGCGAGGCGGGGAGCGTTGACCCGTCGCAAGATGAAAAAGCTTTTGCGGTACGTTGCCGGTCACGCCAGCGAGAACGCCAACTGGGGGTCGGTTGGGGCTTTGGAGTTTTTGTAGAAGACGCCTTGGTGGGAGAAATAAATATAAACAACGTGGTGCGTGGGGCTTTTCAGAGCGCCCATGTTGGGTATTGGGTAGATCAGAAACAGGCCGGCCAGGGGTACACCCCAGAAGCTTTAGCGGTGTTATTGCGTTTCGCTTTTGACGTAGTGGGCTTGCACCGCATACAGATTTCTATAGTGCCTCGCAACGTGGCTTCGCGGCGGGTGGTGGAAAAACTTGATCTTCGATGCGAGGGCTTAGCGGAACGCTATTTAGAGATTTCCGGTACTTGGGAAGACCATCTGAAGTTTGCTTTTACTGCTGAGGAGTGGGCGGTACGGAGGGAAGAGTTCGCCCGAAGATGGCTTGAGGTTTAG